The Kribbella sp. HUAS MG21 genome includes the window GTACTCCTCCAGCAGCAGGCCCTTGCCCGCGTCGAAGTACTTGTTGATCGCGTCGTACGACGCCCGCGCGCGAGCGGCCGCGGTGTGGTCGGTCCCGGCGGTCCCGGCTGAGCCATCGGCGGCACCGTCCGCGGCTCCGGCGGTGGACATGTTCAGCGAGCCGAGGACGGCGACCGCGAGCACTCCGGCAGCCAGACGAGTTGATATACCAAATTTCCTGCGCATCGACCTGCTCCTCCTGGGCGGGTGGCGGTTGACATCGATGTCACGTTCTAACCGGCGCAGGGATGCCGCGTCAATGGCTCAGCGACCGAGGTCTTCCGGAGCCGTAGTTAGTATATCAAGCGAGCGGGCCGGGAAGCTGATCCAGGCGGACCGCAGATGCAGCCGGCTCCGGACCTGGTCGGCGGTCAGCACCCGCCGGCCCTTCGATCCGGCCGCCTCGACCGTCAGCGCCCGTCCGCCGCCCGGACCGACACCGGTCCGCGTCAGCACCCGGACATAGCGGATCGCGCCGACGTCGAACACGGCCTGCATCTCGGCGGCCGTCCGCGTCACCTTCCAGGTCACGTTCGGATTCCCGTTCCCCGGGTAGGCGTCCCAGCTGTCCGCCTTCAGCAATTGGTACGGCGTACTGCCGGTGGCGGTGGCCCCGCCGTTGGACGAGGAGAACTCCGCGATGATCGGTTTGCCCTTGTAGAGCCGGACCTGCCCGGCCGTGGCCGCGATGGCGGTGTTCGTCGACGCTTTCTCGTCGTCGTATCCGCCGTACACCTGGCACGAGATGGTGTCGCACAAATCAAACGCTTTCCTGGCCGCGCGGCTGCGGTGGAACACCGAATAGGTGCGCGCGGCAACGGACTGCGCCTGCAGCGCGGCCGGCCGCCAGCTCGACACCGCTTCCCGCGGTACGACGCCGCGCAGATAGTGCTCGAGTGGAAGCACGTTCACGGTGTCGAGGTGCGTGCCGGAGACGTCGATCGCCCGCAACGCACCCCGGTACCGACGGACGGCGCCGCTCGGCAGCACCAGCCCGATCACGGCCGCGCCCTCGAACTGCGCCATGCCCGTGAACGTCTTGTAGAGCGTCCATTTCCGGGTCTTCGCGTCGTACGAGCTGAGCTTGGTGCCGTGCTCGCCGTGCGGGTCGATCGACCACTGGTTCAGGTTCGACGCCCTGGGCAGCGGATAGACCTTGCCGGTGGCGAACGAGCGGACCGCGAGCCCGCTGACCGCGCCGACCCGCACGCCGTCGGTGGTGTCCGCGCTGATCCGGACCCGGATGCTGCCGGTCGCCTTCCCGGTCGTCGTGCCCGGGTAGTAGAAGTCCAGGATCTGCCGCACCGACTTCCCGGCCAGTGCGGCACCTTGCGCGCCGTACTGCGACAGGCCGCGCCCGTGGCCGAAGCCGCGGCCGGTAATCGTGGTGTCCGGCGCCGCGGCGGTCGGCAGCACCTCACGGGCCTGCGCGGTCGCGCTGATCATCGTCGACGACAGTGCGATCGCCGCAATCACACGTTTTCTCACTGCGACCTCCCGTACACGACCTGGACCTGGCGATCACGGCGGTCCCAGAGCAGCCAGCCGCGCTGGAACTTCTGCCGGACGCCTCCGGTCACCTGGTAGGCATCGGTGATCGGCAACCCGAGACGGGCACTCCCCGCACCCAGCCGCCGGTACCGGGTCCGGAACGCGCCCTGCGTGGAATACGTGCCGGTGGCAACGGAGTGGAAGACGTCGCGGGTCGCGAAGTACGTCGCCCGCCCGGTCCGCGTCGGGTGCTCGCCCCAGAACGGCTGTCCGACGTTCCGGAAACCGATTTTCCTTGCGTACTGGTAGATCGGGGTCGCGAAACTGCCGCCCATCAAGGCGTTCACGCGCTGCCGCAGCCACCCGAGCTCGGCGTACAGCTTGGTCCCCGGGCACGCCGTCGCCTTGGTGTCGCGGTGTCCGGAAACCGTGTGCAGGCGGCTGCCGCCGAGCACGATCGTTGCCTGCGGCGACCGATAGTTGGCGTCCAGCTTCCAGGCAAGCACCCGGGCCGTCGACTCGAGCAGCGCGGCCGGCGGCGCGGTCTGTTCGAAGTTCCCGATCACCGCGACGCCGAACGAGTTCGCGTTGTACGACGCCGTGTGCGCGCCGAGCACCGGCAGCTGCGCACCGCCGTACCGGCCCTCGAAGACACGGCCGAAGCGGTCGACGAGGAAGTTGTACCCGAGGTCGCACCAGCCCCGGCTCTTCACGTGGTACGCGTACATCGC containing:
- a CDS encoding SpoIID/LytB domain-containing protein, with the protein product MRKRVIAAIALSSTMISATAQAREVLPTAAAPDTTITGRGFGHGRGLSQYGAQGAALAGKSVRQILDFYYPGTTTGKATGSIRVRISADTTDGVRVGAVSGLAVRSFATGKVYPLPRASNLNQWSIDPHGEHGTKLSSYDAKTRKWTLYKTFTGMAQFEGAAVIGLVLPSGAVRRYRGALRAIDVSGTHLDTVNVLPLEHYLRGVVPREAVSSWRPAALQAQSVAARTYSVFHRSRAARKAFDLCDTISCQVYGGYDDEKASTNTAIAATAGQVRLYKGKPIIAEFSSSNGGATATGSTPYQLLKADSWDAYPGNGNPNVTWKVTRTAAEMQAVFDVGAIRYVRVLTRTGVGPGGGRALTVEAAGSKGRRVLTADQVRSRLHLRSAWISFPARSLDILTTAPEDLGR
- a CDS encoding N-acetylmuramoyl-L-alanine amidase; translated protein: MGNTARLLPLVLTAAALVPLPNHPTATEPPAADSSYREIPLDGLSVRAETEPFGMVGITWPDGVRGVTAKVRVQRDGRWTDWQPLRVEDDHGPDPGSPEGAGRGGTEPLWVGDATGVQASAVSAAGTPLSGAKVVLINPGVRSSDADEPGEAAVTSSRAPYPMPLMVSRKRWGADERLRAHNGADCVRPKYSPTVLAAFVHHTADRNDYTRTQVPGMVRAMYAYHVKSRGWCDLGYNFLVDRFGRVFEGRYGGAQLPVLGAHTASYNANSFGVAVIGNFEQTAPPAALLESTARVLAWKLDANYRSPQATIVLGGSRLHTVSGHRDTKATACPGTKLYAELGWLRQRVNALMGGSFATPIYQYARKIGFRNVGQPFWGEHPTRTGRATYFATRDVFHSVATGTYSTQGAFRTRYRRLGAGSARLGLPITDAYQVTGGVRQKFQRGWLLWDRRDRQVQVVYGRSQ